TCATCGAAAAAGTGAGTTATTTAACTGATTTTTAGGAAAGTTTTATTATTTTCCTACTTTGAAATTACCCTCCAAAACCCTATAGATGGAAAATAAAATCCCCCGTTTGTTTTCTCCCAACGCCTGGATATGCGCTGTCTTTAGCCATAACTTTACAGTTTCTCAAAGGATAACAGACCATATCAAAGAGTACAAATGTACCCGCTGCGGACAGGAAATGACCGATACCGCCCAGGGCTTTATCGCCAAACTCACCCCTAAATTCAGGGAAACCAACGCTTATATTGCAAAGATTCACAAACGCAGGCGTTCGAGAAAAGTGTTTGCTGAAAATGACTTTTCCAGGGCTTCTTAGTCCTTTTTATCCATGGCATTCCAGCCGCGGGCAATCAACTCGATCTTTTGATTGGCGCGGGTAATTAAATGCATACCTTCACTTTGCTGGGTCATGTGCCCAATTACCGTAAAATTAGGGTTCCCCTTAATCTTGTCATAGTCTTTTTGATCTACGGTGAACAGCAGCTCATAATCTTCGCCCCCACTTAAAGCAATGGTGGTACTGTCTAGCTGAAATTCTTCACACACAGAAATCACCGCCGGATCTAACGGAATTTTCTCTTCAAACAAATTCACCCCTGTTCCGGAGTTTTTGCACAAGTGGATGATCTCAGAAGAAAGACCGTCACTTATGTCGATCATAGAAGTCGGTTGCAGGTCGAGGGCTTTAAACAAAGGCGGGATATCCTGGCGGGCTTCAGGCTTAAGCTGCCTTTCAATCAAATACGTGTAAGGATCGAGGTCTGGCTGTGAATTTGGGTTTACTTTAAACACCTGCTTTTCCCTTTCGAGCACCTGCAGCCCCATATATGCGGCACCAAGATCTCCGGTGACTACCAGGAGGTCATTTTCTTTGGCGCCGCTCCTGTACACCACCTCTTCTTCCTTTGCGGCACCCAGGGCGGTAACACTAATGATCATGCCCGAGTTTGAGGAAGTTGTATCCCCCCCAACCACGTCTACCTTATACAGTTTTGCAGCAAGTGCAATACCCGAATAAAGCTCTTCAAGAGCTTCTACAGGAAAGCGATTGGAAACCGCAATAGAAACGGTGATTTGACGGGCTTTTGCATTCATCGCGTACAAATCGGACAAATTGACCATTACCGCCTTGTAACCCAAATGCTTCAGCGGCATGTAAGACAGGTCAAAATGCACGCCTTCCACGAGAAAATCGGTAGTAACCACTACTTTCTCATCTTTAAAATCGAGTACTGCCGCATCATCCCCAATGCCCTTTATAGTGTTTTCGGGGGTGATCCCGAAGTTACGGGTTAGGTGATCAATAAGTCCAAATTCACCGTATTCTGAAAGGCTTGTCCTGTTTTCGTTACTGTTTTCAAACATAATCCTTATACATGAGTTTCGGCAAAATTAAGGCTTAAATGTTCATTTAAAGAAAGATGTGTTCAAAAAGGCATTTTTGAAAGGAGAAGAGCCATAGCAACAATCTGTTTAATTCTGAAAATGAAAATGTTAGCCTTACTTCCTAAAGAAATTACAGAAGTACGGCAAATAGCCGATGCCAATGCCCGAATTCATTTTTCTGATGGTTTTTACCATGGTAAAACCTATTGTTTGTATTATATTTGCATTTAATTTAGAATTAATCTTTATAGCGATGATAAAGGTAAG
This Salinimicrobium tongyeongense DNA region includes the following protein-coding sequences:
- the thiL gene encoding thiamine-phosphate kinase → MFENSNENRTSLSEYGEFGLIDHLTRNFGITPENTIKGIGDDAAVLDFKDEKVVVTTDFLVEGVHFDLSYMPLKHLGYKAVMVNLSDLYAMNAKARQITVSIAVSNRFPVEALEELYSGIALAAKLYKVDVVGGDTTSSNSGMIISVTALGAAKEEEVVYRSGAKENDLLVVTGDLGAAYMGLQVLEREKQVFKVNPNSQPDLDPYTYLIERQLKPEARQDIPPLFKALDLQPTSMIDISDGLSSEIIHLCKNSGTGVNLFEEKIPLDPAVISVCEEFQLDSTTIALSGGEDYELLFTVDQKDYDKIKGNPNFTVIGHMTQQSEGMHLITRANQKIELIARGWNAMDKKD